DNA sequence from the Pseudomonas tritici genome:
GTGGTCATCGCCTTCGGCTTCCGCCCAAGCCCGGCGCCGTGGTTCGAGCAGTTCGAGATTCAGACCGACAGCCAGGGCCGCGTTGTAGCCCCGGAACAAGGCCAGTACAAGCACCAGACCAGCAACCCGAAGATTTTTGCCGGTGGCGATATGGTGCGCGGTTCTGACTTGGTGGTGACCGCGATCTTCGAAGGCCGCAACGCCGCCGAAGGGATCCTGGATTACCTGCAGGTCTGATCTGAAATACGCTCAAATGTGGGAGCTGGCTTGCCTGCGATAGCGGTGTAACAGTCACAGGATGTATCGACTGATCCACCGCAATCGCAGGCAAGCCAGCTCCCACATTGGTTTCCAGCGTGTTCAAGAGATTGCGACAAATTGACCCGATAGACAAAAGGCACGGCTCACTCCGTGCCTTTTGCGTCCGGCTCTGAGAAAATGCCCGCACTTTTTTTGCGGATGCCGACATGACTGCCCTCAAGAACGACCGTTTCCTTCGTGCCCTGCTCAAGCAACCCGTGGACGTCACCCCCGTGTGGATGATGCGCCAGGCCGGTCGCTACCTGCCGGAATACCGCGCCAGTCGCGCCCACGCCGGCGACTTCATGAGCCTGTGCATGAACCCGGAGTTCGCCTGCGAAGTCACGATGCAGCCGCTGGACCGCTATCCGCAACTGGATGCGGCCATCCTTTTCTCCGACATCCTCACCATCCCTGACGCCATGGGGCAAGGCCTGTACTTCGAAACCGGCGAAGGCCCGCGTTTCAAGAAAGTCGTCAGCACGTTGGCCGACATCGAAGCCCTGCCGATCCCGGACCCGCACAAGGACCTGGGCTACGTGATGGACGCCGTCAGCACCATCCGCCGTGAACTCAACGGCCGCGTGCCGCTGATCGGCTTCTCCGGCAGCCCATGGACCCTGGCCACCTACATGGTCGAAGGCGGTTCGTCGAAAGACTTCCGCAAGACCAAGGCCATGCTCTACGACAACCCGCACGCCATGCACCTGCTGCTGGACAAGCTCGCTCAGTCGGTCACTTCCTACCTTAACGGCCAGATCATGGCCGGCGCGCAAGCGGTGCAGATCTTCGACACCTGGGGCGGCAACCTGTCGGCGGCGGCCTACCAGGAGTTCTCCCTGGCCTACATGCGCAAAATCGTCAGCGGCCTGATCCGCGAACACGAAGGCCGCAAGGTTCCGGTCATTCTGTTCACCAAGGGCGGCGGCCTGTGGCTGGAAAGCATCGCTGACGCAGGTGCCGATGCCCTGGGCCTGGACTGGACCTGCGACATTGGCGAAGCACGCCGTCGTGTCGGCAACCAAGTCGCGCTGCAAGGCAACATGGACCCGACCGTGCTGTACGCCAAGCCGGAAGCGATCCGCACCGAAGTCGGCCGAATCCTGGCCAGCTACGGCAAGGGCACCGGGCACGTGTTCAACCTGGGCCATGGCATCACCCCGGAAGTGAACCCGGAACATGCCGGTGCGTTCCTGCGTGCGGTGCACGAGCTGTCGGCGCAGTATCACGAATAAACGCAAAACCAATGTGGGAGGGGGCTTGCTCCCGATAGCGGTGTGTCAGTCACCAGATTCATTGGCTGACACACTGCAATCGGGGGCAAGCCCCCTCCCACATTAAAAGCAAGATCGCGTCAGGCCCGCACATTCCCCAACGGCGGCAACTTCGCCAACTTCAACGCCACCAGCAACGCGCCGATCAGCAGCGCGATGATGAACGCTCCAATCCCATTCCACCCGGCAAAATGCCAGAAGAACCCGCCTGCCGTCCCGGCAATACTCGACCCCACGTAGTAGCAGAACAGGTACAGCGACGACGCCTGCCCCTTGGCCTTCACCGCGCGTCGGCCGATCCAGCTGCTGGCCACTGAGTGGGCGCCGAAGAAGCCGAAGGTGAAGATCAGCATGCCCGGCACGATCAGCCATAGCGGTGTGAGCAAGGTCAGCGTCATGCCCGCGAGCATCAGCACGATAGTCGCCCAGAGCACGCGACGGCGCCCGAGGCGGTCGGCCAGGGAACCGATCTTCGCCGAGCTGTAGATCCCCGAGAGGTATACCAGCGACAGCAGGCCGACCACGGCTTGGCTGAGGTCGTAGGGATCGGCCAGCAGGCGGTAGCCGATGTAGTTGAACATCGTCACGAACGCACCCATCAGCAGGAACGCTTCAAGGAACAGCCACGGCAGGCCCGCGTCCTTGAAGTGCATGACAAAACCGTCCACCAGGCTGCGCGGCTTGAGGCTGCTGGCGCGGAAGTTGCGCGATTCGGGGAGGATTTTCCAGAACACCGTGGCGGCGATCAGCGCCAGGGCGCCAATGATCAGCATTGCGGTGTGCCAACTGACGAAGTCGATCAACACGCCGATGATCAGGCGCCCGCTCATGCCGCCAATCGCGTTGCCACCAATGTACAGGCCCATGGCCAGGCCGATGTGCTGCGGGTGGATCTCTTCGCTCAGGTAGGTCATGGCCACGGCGGCCAGGCCGCTCAGCGACAGGCCCACCAGTGCACGCATGAATAAAATCCCTTCCCAGGACGGCATCAAACCACTGGCAATCGTCGCGAGCGCTGCGCAGAACAACGCGGCGACCATCACCGGTTTACGTCCCAGGGTGTCGGAAATCGGCCCGGTAATCAGCAGGCCCAGCGCGAGCATCGCGGTGGACACGGACAGGATCAGGCTGCTTTGCGCTGCATTGATGGAAAACTCGTGGGACAGCGCCGGCATCATCGGTTGCACGCAATACAGCAGGGCAAAGGTGGCGAAACCACCGGAGAACAGCGCCAGTACCGTGCGCATGAACATCGGCGTGCCCTTTTCGATGTACGCGTCATTGAGCTGGGCCACCACCTCATCCAGGGCAGTGGGCGGGACCTCTTGAGCGAGTGGAGCGACAGCAGAATTCACGGGGACCTCGTGGAGGAAGAACGTGCCAGGACCGGCCATGCAAAAAAGAATATAGCTGGCTAATGATTCTTTCCAATATATTGTTCGACCTGTTTGATAGCTTTTGCGACCTAATGAGGCTTGTATGGAATTGCGTCACTTGCGGTACTTCATTGCCGTGGCCGAAGAACTGCACTTTGGCCGGGCTGCGCAGGTGCTGGGCATCTCGCAGCCGCCGCTGAGCCAGCAGATACAGGCGCTGGAACAGGAAGTAGGGGCACGCTTGTTTGAGCGTACCAATCGTCGGGTCGAGCTGAGCGAGGCGGGGCGGTTGTTCCTGAATGAGGCGCGATTGGTGCTGGCTCAGGTCGACAAAGCGGCGGACGTGGCGCGCCGGGCGCAGTTGGGTGAGCTGGGCGAATTGAAGATCGGCTTCACGTCATCGGCACCGTTTAACTCCAGCATTCCCCAAGCGATCTTTGCGTTTCGCCAGGCATTCCCGGCGGTGCACCTGAGTCTGCAGGAGATGAGCAGCACCGAAGTGGCTGACTCGCTGGTGGATGAGTCGATTCAGGTCGGACTGATGCGGCCATTACCGTTGCCGGATTCACTGAGTGTGGTCGAGCTGATGCGCGAGCCATTGGTGGCCGTAATGAACGCTGGCCACCCGTTGGTAGCAGGCAGTGAGCGTGGCCTGCACCTGGCGCAGCTGGCGGAAGAGCCATTCGTGTTTTTCCCGCGCAGCTACGGCAGTGGGCTCTACGCGCAGTTGCTCAGCCTGTGCCGTGACGCCGGGTTTAGCCCGCACTTTGCCCAGGAAGCGGGGGAGGCGATGACCATCATTGGCCTGGTTGCGGCGGGGCTGGGCGTGTCGGTGTTGCCGGCCTCTTATCAGCGCATACGGATAGACGGGGTGGTGTATCGCACGCTGCTGGATCAGGAGGCGGTGACGGCGGTGTGGCTGGTGCAGCGAAAAGGCGCGCAGACGCCGATGGCTGCGGCGTTTGTGGAGTTGTTGACGCGCAAGGCGGTAGTGTAGGCACCGTCACATATCAGGTAACGCAACCGGCTTAGTTATTCGCCGGAAAGTTACGCAGAATCGCTTTTTCTCAAGCGAGTGATATGGATGGCACTTCTCTATCAGCCCAAGGAGGGCAGCGTGTTGATCTGTGATTTCCGAGGTTACGAAGTACCGGAAATCATCAAGATCCGCCCGGTCATTGTGATACGCAAGCACCGAACCAATAAGTTGCTGGTGACGGTTGTACCCTTGAGTACCACTGCCCCGCAGACGATTCTGGATCACCATTTGCAACTCGATAGTCATCTTCAAGGAGCGAGCCCTATCTGCTGGGCAAAATGTGACATTGTGGCGACCGTCAGCCTGGGCAGGCTCGACCGAATCAAAAGCAAAGACCGTCATGGCAAACGAACTTACAAAATCGCTGAACTCACCTCTGATCAGTTTCTAGCGATAAAAGCGGCGGTGCGCAGTGCGCTGGGGTTGCGCTGAGGGATGAGCGGCACTCTGCCACGGGTTGCTGGGAAACTGTTTTCAGGCATACTGCACAAGTTCCCGAAAGGGGCTTGTGAGACTCTGAGGATCCTGGGCAACCAGCCATCGCAGAGCCGGGCAGGAAGCGGCGATGACAAGCCAACCTGTTTGTGAAGAGGGCGCCGAAAGGCGCCCTTTGTCGTTTCTGGAGCGCAGCGAGCTCCAGTTTTATTTCGAAGTGCCCGTCTGCTCAAACAACTGCGCCGCAGTCCCAGACTCATTCACGCCAGTGTTGCGCAACGCCGCCATGATGTCGCGGTCCAGCATGCTCACCCAGCGGTTGTAGTTGCGATGGATCTTGCCATCCTTGTAGCCCAGTTCGCGGCTGTCGCGGTAGGTGATGGCGTAGCTGTTGCGGGTGTAGCGGATGTCGATGGCGGCGTAGTACTGGTTGCGCACGGTGATCTCGGCCTGCACCAGTTGTGGGCTCAGGCGTTGTACCGTCCATTCGCGCTTTTGCAGGGCGTTGACGATCACCGTTTTCATTTTCTCTTCGCTGACCTGGGCAGTGGCCGGCAGGTCGTGCTGGGTGTTGAGCACCGGTTTGCTGGTGCAGCCAGCGGTGGTCAGCAAGGCCAGGGTGATCAGGGTCGCGCGTAGCAAGGAAGACATTCCGTATTCTCCAATCGATTAAAAAGTCAGGACCAGCGGCGGAAGATCAGCGAGGTGTTGACGCCGCCAAAGGCAAAGTTGTTGTTCATCACGTAATCGTTGTGCATCTCGCGGAATTCACCTTGCAGGTAATCCAGCTCGCCGCATTGTGGGTCGACTGAATCCAGGTTGAAGGTGTGTACGTACTGGTTGCGGTTCATCATCTCGATGCTGAACCACGACTCCAGTGCGCCGCACGCACCCAAGGTGTGACCGAGAAAGCTCTTCTGCGAACTGATGGGCATGCGGGCGCCGAACAGGCTGCTGGTGGCCTGCGTCTCGGCAATGTCGCCCTGGTCGGTGGCAGTACCATGACCGTTCACGTAGCCGATAGCGGAAGGCTCAAGCCCGGCATCTTCAAGAGCCAGCTCCATCGCGCGGCGCATGGTTTTCTGCTCCGGACGGGTGGTGTGCTGGCCGTCGGCGTTACTGCCAAAGCCGACAATCTCGGCGTGGATATGCGCACCCCGCGCCAAGGCGTGTTCCAGTTCTTCGAGCACCAGCATGCCGCCACCTTCGCCGATCACCAGGCCATCGCGGCCGCTGTCATAGGGGCGTGGGCTGGTTTGCGGCGCGTCGTTTTTCAGGCTGGTGGCGTAGAGCGCGTCGAACACCATGGCTTCGGTGGGGCACAGTTCCTCGGCGCCGCCCGCGAGCATCAATGGCAGGCGGCCGAACTTGATCGCTTCATAGGCATAGCCGATGCCCTGGCTGCCGCTGGTGCAAGCGCTCGACGTAGGGATCAGCCGCCCGGTGAGGCCAAAGAAGATGCTGATATTCGCCGCCGTGGTGTGCGGCATCATGCGCACGTAGGAGTTGGCATTCAGCCCCTCGGCGACCGAGTTCAGCAGCATGTTGCCGAACGCCTTGATCTCGTCGGTGCTGCCGGTGGACGAGCCGCAGGCCACGCCCATGCGCCCGTCCTTGATCGACTCATCGCCGAGCAAACCGGCGTCCTGCAACGCCTGCTCCGCGGCCCACACCGCCAGGCGCGACACCCGGCCCATGCTGCGCAGTTGCTTGCGCGTCCAGTGCGCGGGCACGACAAAATCGTCGATCGGTCCGGCCAGGCGCGTGTTCAATTCAGTAAAGCGGTCCCACTCGTCCATGCGCCGGATGCCGCTGCGGTTGGCGCGGAAGTTGGCGGAAATGGTCGCCCAATCCCCGCCCAGGGAGGTCATGCCGGCCATGCCGGTGACGACGACGCGTTTCATCAGCACAGGCCTCCATTCACCGCCAGGACCTGGCGCGTGATATAGCCGGCTTCGGCCGACATCAGGAAGTTCACTGCGCCGGCCACCTCTTCAGGCGTGCCCATGCGCTGCGCCGGGATCATCTTCATCAGCTCTTCCACCGGTACGTTTTCATCCAGCATCGCGGTGTCGATCAAGCCGGGTGCGACGCAGTTGACGGTGATCTTGCGCTTGCCCAGCTCGATGGCCAGGGCCTTTGCCGCGCCGATCAACCCGGCTTTGGAGGCACTGTAGTTAACCTGGCCACGGTTGCCGATCAATCCGGAAACCGAGGTGATGCACACAATGCGCCCGGCGGCGCGACGACGAATCATCGGCATCATCACCGGGTGCAGGACGTTGTAGAAACCGTCGAGGTTGGTGCGCATCACCACGTCCCAATCGTCTTCCGACAACGCCGGAAACGCACCGTCACGGGTCAGACCTGCGTTGAGCACCACGCCGTAATAGGCGCCGTGTTGCTCTACGTCGGCCTCAAGGATTTCCTTGCACGTCGCGCGATCCGCCACATCGAATTGCAGCACCCGCGCCTGGCGGCCCAGGGCTTCAATCTCGGCCTGTACCGCCTCGGCGTCGCTACGGCCACTGCGGCAATGCAGCACGATGTCATGCCCGGCCTGTGCCAGGCGCAGCGCGATGGCGCGGCCGATGCCACGGCTGGAGCCGGTGACCAGTACGGATTCAGTCATGGCGATACGTCCTTCGATTCATCTAAATAGGTGGCCGCCTGGGGCGGTCGAAATACATTCAAGCGGGCGCTGGCCTGGATACCGCTGCCGGTAAGGTGGCATTCGAACACACCCATGCCGTTGTCGTCTTCCAGGGAGCGCAGGCCGTGGATCGTCAGCTCGGCGTCTGCCGGGAAGTGCTCCACGTTACACTCGAACTTACGTGTGCCGAGCAGGAAGCCCAGTTCCACCGCTTCGCCTTTCTGGCGGGCGCGGCAACCGGCATAGGCGGCGACGCTTTGTGCCATCAACTCGATGCCGACCCAGGCCGGGAGGCTGCCGTCCGGGCGGTTGAACAGGCCGCCGGGCTTGATAGTGGCACGGGTACGAATCTGCTCTTCATCGAACGACAGCACCTGGTCGATCAGGATCATGTCGCCGGCATGAGGCAGCAGTTCGGCGAGTGGCCAATCAATCATGGGGCCTCTCCGATAATCAGGCTGACATTGTTGCCGCCGAAGGCAAATGAATTGCTCATCAGGCAGCGTTTTTCCAGGGCTTGCGCGGCCTGCGCCCACTGCAGGGCGGGCAGTGCCGGGTCGGCCTGGCCGTCCCATACATGCGGTGGCACCCGCTTATGGACCAGGCTCAACCAACAGAACGCCGCTTCCAGGGCGCCGGCTGCGCCCAGGGTATGCCCGCTCATGGGTTTGGTCGACGAGCAGGCCACGCCTTCCGGGAACAGGCCGGCGACTGCCAGGCTTTCCATGGCGTCGTTATGCTGGGTGGCGGTGCCGTGCAGGTTCAGATAACCGATCTGTTCGGGCTGCAACTTTGCGCTGGCGAGCGCCTTGCGCATCGACTGCAACGCACCTTTGCCGGAGGGCTCGGGCGCGGAAATATGGTGCGCATCGCAACTCGCGCCGCTGCCTAACAGGGCGATCGGCGCCGGTTTCTTGCTCATCAGGAACAACACCGCTGCTTCGCCGATATTGATGCCGTTGCGGTTCGCCGAAAACGGGTTGCAGCGCTGGTTCGACACGGCATCCAGCGCGGTAAAGCCATTGAGGGTCAACTTGCACAAACTGTCGACGCCGCCGCAGATCACCGCATCGCACACGCCCAGGTCCAGCAGGCGCTGGGCACTCATCAGCGCGCGGGCGCTGGAGGTGCAGGCGGTGGAGATCACGTAGGCCGGGCCACTCAGTTGCAGCCAGTCGGCGAGGAAGTTTGCCGGGGCACTGAGTTCCTGTTGCTGGTAGTCGTAGTCGCCGGGGAACTGGTTTTCCCGAAGGTAAAGGGCAATCCCGCGACTGGCTTCGTCGATGCCCGAGGTGCTGGTGCCGAGCACAATACCAACCCGTGATGCGCCGTGGGTATTGATCGCCTGGCGGAGCTCGTCTTCGATCTGCAACGCTGCTTCCAGCAGCAACTGGTTATTGCGGCTGCTCTGCTGGCCCAGTTCTACCGGGATGGTTGCGAGTTCGCCGCGCACACCGGCCACCGGCAGCACGCGCTCCGGCACCCAGCCGCTTTCGGCGCGCATGCCCGAGCAGTCACCGGCAAACAGGCTGCGGCTGACTTCGGCCTGGCCACGGCCGAGGGCGCAGATGATGCCCAGGGCGTTGAGGTAGGCGGTCATCGGGCAGCCCCGAGCGGCGTAATGCGGTAGCTCAAGGGCTGCCCGGTCATGTTCACGCTGAAGACCTCGGACGATTGATACACGATCTGCCAATGCCCCGGCAGGGTGCGCGTCAGGTCCATCGCCTGCGCGCTGGGGTAGAGCGCGCGCACGTCATTTGCCGATGTCAGCGCAAACAGCAATGCGGCAAACAGCTCTCTGGCCTGCGGATTGGGCGGCAGCAAGCCATCGGCCTGCCACTCGCCATTGATCAGCTTTTGGCGGGCCTGTGGGATGCCCAGCGGGTCCATCATCGACCACCGAATCGCCGCGCCTTCGTGCTGGATCACCAGCAGCCAGTCCTGGCTCTGGCCGTCGGCCAGGCGCTGCACATGCAGTTGCAGCGGCAGGGCCAGGGCCGGCGTTTTCTCGGGCAGCGGTGGCTGGCTGGCGCAGGCGCTCAGCAGCAACAGACAGCCGATCAAGAGCATGCGCATCATGGGGCAGTACTCGCCAGGGGTTTGCGGGCCACGCAGTTGACCAGGGTTTCTTCGCGCTGGCCCACTGGCGGCGCCTTGCGCAGGCCCCAGCGCTCGAGCAGGCCGAAGTCGCTGGAGCGGCTCCACCACAAATACGGGTACGAGACGTTCTGCGGGCCAAACTCGAAGCCCTGCTCGCGGAGCATCTGCAGGTACGCTTCGGCGCTTTTCTGCACGTGCATGGGGTGGCGAAACAGCCAACGGATGACCCAGGTATCGATATAGGCTTCGGTGGACTCGGCAAACAGCAGATAGCCGCCGGGCTTGAGTACACGGTAGAACTCTTTGAGGGCGCGGTGCTGTTCAACCAAATGGTGGAAGGTCTGGTGGCAGAACAGGATGTCGACGCTGGCGTCCGGCACGTCGAGGGTGGCGCAGTCGCTGCCGATCAGTTCGACGCTCAAGCCTTGGCGCGTGGCCTCAACCTGGCTCAACTCCAGGCTGTGGGGGTCAGCGTCCAGGCCGATCAACCGTGAAGGCGCAAATACCTGCTGCAACAGCGTGAAGGATTTGCCCTGCCCGCAACCGGCATCCAGCAATACCGGCGCCTCAGGCAATGGCTCCGTGAACAGGCTGCGCAAGTCGTTGATCGCCACGCGTAACACGCGATGCTGCCAGGTGTGACTGCGCAGGAACCAGAGGCCGAATTTGGTTTCTTCGACGTAGTGCTTACTTAAATACTGGCTGCTCATACCGGTTCACTCGCACAAATCTCCGACAACATCCGCAGCCGCCGTTTGGGCTCACTCACAAACGGGTTGCGCTCATCCCACGCGTAACCGGCGAGGATCGCACTGATCATCCGACGAATCTCCGGCGAGCTGCTCGGATGGAAAATCACATCCTGGAAGGTCCCGGCGTACCAGCCTTCGACGTAGCAGCGAAACGTGTCGACACCCCGTTTCAACGGGGCGGCGAACTCGGTTTGCCAGTCGACGGTTTCGCCTTTGAGCTGACGGTGCAGCACACCGGCGGCCATGCTCGCCGAACGCATGGCGATGGTCACACCCGAGGAGAACACCGGGTCGAGGAACTCCGCCGCGTTGCCCAGCAGCGCAAAGCCCGGGCCGTGCAGGGTTTTGACGTTGGCCGAATAGCCGCCGATGGTGCGCGCCGGCGTATCCCACACAGCGTTTTGCAGCACGCCGGACAGGCTTGGGGTTTCATCGATAAAGCCGCGCAGACAGGCATCGAGGTCGCCGTCGCGGCCGTCGAAATGCTCCTTGGCCGCAACCACGCCCACCGAGCAGCGGCCGTTGCTGAACGGGATGGTCCAGAACCAGATATCGCGCTGGGTCGGGTGGGTGGTCACGAGGATCTTGGTGCGGTCGAAGCCTGGGTGTTCGATGTGGTCTGCAACATGCGTGAATACGGCCTGGCGCACCGGAAAAGTCGACGGTACGTCCAGGTCCAGCAGGCGCGGCAACACACGGCCATAGCCGCTGGCGTCGAGCACGAACTTGGCCTTGAGGTGGTACTCGCTGCCGTTTTCGCGACGTACGTGCAGGTAGCGGCACTCGCCGCTGAAATCCACACCGACGATGGTTTCGCCGTAGCGGATCTCTACGCCCTGCACGGCTGCCTGATCCGCCAGCAACTTGTCGAACTCGCCGCGCTGCACCTGAAAGGTGGTGGGCTTGCCGTTGCTGAACGTATCGCTGAAATCAAACGCGCTGTAGCGCTCGCCCCAGGCGAATGCGGCACCTGTTTTCACCTGGAAACCCGCCGCCTGTACGGCGTCGAGCATGCCGGCTTCTTCGATAAAGTCGATGCAGTGGGACAGCAGGCTTTCGCCAATCGAGAAGCGTGGAAAATGCTGGCGCTCGATGATCAATACATCATGCCCTTTGCGCTTTAACAGCGCGGCGGCGATGGCCCCGGACGGACCGGCACCGATCACCACCACCTGGCGACGTTCCATTTCAACTGTGGGCACGAGGGCTCCTTGCCACATTGGCATTAATCACATTCATAAGGCGTGCTTCTGTTGCCCGGCCCAGGGTGCCAGCATAAAGCTGAATGCCAGGCCCAGGCTGACCGATAAGCCGAAATTACTCACTGCCGGTGTACTGGACACGGCCAGCAGGCCAAACGACAACCAGGTCGTCAGCGCCGCCAGCAGTGTGCCTAGCAGGCTGACCGCCGGCCCGCCGATCTGCTCGCGCATCAGGATCGCGTAGTCGACGCTGATCGCCGTGACCAGCAGCAAGCCGAACAGGCTGAACAGCGTCAGCGGCTGGCCCAGCCAACCGAGGCTGGCCAGGCTGCACAGCGCCGCCAGCAGCGGCAGGGCGACAATGCGCAAGGCACCGCCAAAACCGAACGGCAGGATCAGCAAGAGCACGATCAGCACGCAGGACATCAATTTCAATTCGGCGGCGCTGATTTGCGTGTCGGCGAACACCCGGTTCAAGTCGCCCAGGCGGTCCACCAGTTGCACGCCGGGTAAATCCACTGCTTGCACCCGCAGCAGCGCCGGGTTGTTCAAACCTTGCAGGCTAACCATTGCCGCCACGCCGCCGTCCACCGGGCCCAGCCACAGGGTGCGCCAAGGCTCGGCCAATGGGCCTGCCAGTGCGGCGTCGATATCCTGCGTAGGCAACGCTTGCAGTTGCGTCACCTCGGCTTGCAGGGCGCTGGCCGGTACGCCAAGGTCCAGCAATGGCTGCCAGTGCTGCGGCAGTTTATTCAATGCGTCGCGCACTTGTTGCTGCTCGGCGGGCAGGCTGACCAGTTGATTGAGCGCCAGATAGCCCTTGAGCTTATCCATGTTCACCAATTGATCCAGGCGCTGCGCCAGTGCGCGCTGGCGCTCCAGCAACTGCTGCTGATCCTGCGCCCGCACCAGGAAAAACTGGCTGGTGGGTTGGAACCCGGTAATCCGCGCGACGGCCTGTGCTTCTTCCAGCAATTGCGGCGGCGCGCCGATCCACTGGCGGATATCGTTTTTGCTGTTCAACTGCCACAAGCCACCGGCGCAAAACAGCACCAGCAGTGCCAGCAAGACCGGGCTCGGCACACGCTTGAGCAGCGAGGCGCGCAGCCGCCACAGGCCTTCGGCGATCCGCAGCGGCCATTGCGCCGGGCGCAGCTCGACGCCCTTGAGCAGTGCCGGCAACAAGCATACGGCGGACAAATAAGCGCCCACCAGGCCGGCGGCGGAGAACACCGCGATCTGTGTCAACGCCGGGAACGGCGTCCACGCCAGCGCCAGGTAACCGATGCAACTGGTCGCCAGGCTCAGGCTCAGGCCGGGCAAGGTCAGGCGCAACGCCGGCCAGCTGCGCCATGGGCGCATGCTCCAGCTTTTCGACAGGTAGTGCAGCGGGTAATCCACCGCCACGCCGATCAGGCTGGAGCCGAGCACCAAGGTCATCACATGCATGTGCCCGAACAGCGCCACACAGGCCACCGCGCCAAACAACATGCCCACCAGCACCGGTACAAAAGACAGCAACACGCGCCAGCGTCGGAACGCCAGCAACAGCAGTAACAGGATGCCGACGGTAGCGCCGCCGCCGACCCAGGTGATTTCCCGCGTGGCTTGCTGCTGACCATTGGCCGCATACAGCAAGCCACTGGCGGCGAGCAGTTGCGCGCCTTGCTGACTGGCCTGCTCGCGGCTGGCCTGGAGCAAGTCCGCCACTTGCAGCGGCAGGTTCATGTCAAAGGCGTTGCCGGTGGTGCTCGCACGCAGCAGAACCCAACGCTTGCCGTCGGCGTCGGCGACCAACGCGCCGCTGCCGATATCCAATTGCACGGCGCCTTGTTGCGGCTGGCTGTTTTGGATACGCCCGGTCAGCCCCAGCCAGTCATCCTGGCTCGGCACCAGGCTGAACCCGGTAAAGGGGTCGAACAGGGCTTGCACGCGTTGCTGGATAAACGCGTCGGGCTGGTTGATCAGTTGCTCGCGGTCCTTGGCCGAGAGCATCGCCAGGCGACCGCGCAGCAATTGCTCGCGTAGCGCCGGCAAGTCGGCTTGCAGGTTCCACTGCACCTTTTCAAACAACCCGCTGGCCTGCCAGCGCTCGCCCAATTGTTGCGCCACGGCGACCGCTTGTTGGCGGTCGGCATGGCCCACCAGCACGAGTATTTGGCGGTTAAGCGGTTCCTGCATGCGCTGTTCGGCTTGTTGCTCCAGGGC
Encoded proteins:
- the fabG gene encoding 3-oxoacyl-ACP reductase FabG, which gives rise to MTESVLVTGSSRGIGRAIALRLAQAGHDIVLHCRSGRSDAEAVQAEIEALGRQARVLQFDVADRATCKEILEADVEQHGAYYGVVLNAGLTRDGAFPALSEDDWDVVMRTNLDGFYNVLHPVMMPMIRRRAAGRIVCITSVSGLIGNRGQVNYSASKAGLIGAAKALAIELGKRKITVNCVAPGLIDTAMLDENVPVEELMKMIPAQRMGTPEEVAGAVNFLMSAEAGYITRQVLAVNGGLC
- a CDS encoding beta-ketoacyl-ACP synthase, whose protein sequence is MKRVVVTGMAGMTSLGGDWATISANFRANRSGIRRMDEWDRFTELNTRLAGPIDDFVVPAHWTRKQLRSMGRVSRLAVWAAEQALQDAGLLGDESIKDGRMGVACGSSTGSTDEIKAFGNMLLNSVAEGLNANSYVRMMPHTTAANISIFFGLTGRLIPTSSACTSGSQGIGYAYEAIKFGRLPLMLAGGAEELCPTEAMVFDALYATSLKNDAPQTSPRPYDSGRDGLVIGEGGGMLVLEELEHALARGAHIHAEIVGFGSNADGQHTTRPEQKTMRRAMELALEDAGLEPSAIGYVNGHGTATDQGDIAETQATSSLFGARMPISSQKSFLGHTLGACGALESWFSIEMMNRNQYVHTFNLDSVDPQCGELDYLQGEFREMHNDYVMNNNFAFGGVNTSLIFRRWS
- a CDS encoding ApeP family dehydratase encodes the protein MIDWPLAELLPHAGDMILIDQVLSFDEEQIRTRATIKPGGLFNRPDGSLPAWVGIELMAQSVAAYAGCRARQKGEAVELGFLLGTRKFECNVEHFPADAELTIHGLRSLEDDNGMGVFECHLTGSGIQASARLNVFRPPQAATYLDESKDVSP
- the hemE gene encoding uroporphyrinogen decarboxylase, which translates into the protein MTALKNDRFLRALLKQPVDVTPVWMMRQAGRYLPEYRASRAHAGDFMSLCMNPEFACEVTMQPLDRYPQLDAAILFSDILTIPDAMGQGLYFETGEGPRFKKVVSTLADIEALPIPDPHKDLGYVMDAVSTIRRELNGRVPLIGFSGSPWTLATYMVEGGSSKDFRKTKAMLYDNPHAMHLLLDKLAQSVTSYLNGQIMAGAQAVQIFDTWGGNLSAAAYQEFSLAYMRKIVSGLIREHEGRKVPVILFTKGGGLWLESIADAGADALGLDWTCDIGEARRRVGNQVALQGNMDPTVLYAKPEAIRTEVGRILASYGKGTGHVFNLGHGITPEVNPEHAGAFLRAVHELSAQYHE
- a CDS encoding MFS transporter, whose protein sequence is MNSAVAPLAQEVPPTALDEVVAQLNDAYIEKGTPMFMRTVLALFSGGFATFALLYCVQPMMPALSHEFSINAAQSSLILSVSTAMLALGLLITGPISDTLGRKPVMVAALFCAALATIASGLMPSWEGILFMRALVGLSLSGLAAVAMTYLSEEIHPQHIGLAMGLYIGGNAIGGMSGRLIIGVLIDFVSWHTAMLIIGALALIAATVFWKILPESRNFRASSLKPRSLVDGFVMHFKDAGLPWLFLEAFLLMGAFVTMFNYIGYRLLADPYDLSQAVVGLLSLVYLSGIYSSAKIGSLADRLGRRRVLWATIVLMLAGMTLTLLTPLWLIVPGMLIFTFGFFGAHSVASSWIGRRAVKAKGQASSLYLFCYYVGSSIAGTAGGFFWHFAGWNGIGAFIIALLIGALLVALKLAKLPPLGNVRA
- a CDS encoding LysR family transcriptional regulator yields the protein MELRHLRYFIAVAEELHFGRAAQVLGISQPPLSQQIQALEQEVGARLFERTNRRVELSEAGRLFLNEARLVLAQVDKAADVARRAQLGELGELKIGFTSSAPFNSSIPQAIFAFRQAFPAVHLSLQEMSSTEVADSLVDESIQVGLMRPLPLPDSLSVVELMREPLVAVMNAGHPLVAGSERGLHLAQLAEEPFVFFPRSYGSGLYAQLLSLCRDAGFSPHFAQEAGEAMTIIGLVAAGLGVSVLPASYQRIRIDGVVYRTLLDQEAVTAVWLVQRKGAQTPMAAAFVELLTRKAVV
- a CDS encoding type II toxin-antitoxin system PemK/MazF family toxin — its product is MALLYQPKEGSVLICDFRGYEVPEIIKIRPVIVIRKHRTNKLLVTVVPLSTTAPQTILDHHLQLDSHLQGASPICWAKCDIVATVSLGRLDRIKSKDRHGKRTYKIAELTSDQFLAIKAAVRSALGLR